A section of the Streptomyces sp. V3I8 genome encodes:
- a CDS encoding serine/threonine-protein kinase: MRPVGSKYLLEEPLGRGATGTVWRASQREAAGAEAAVTGQPGETVAIKVLKEELASDPDIVMRFLRERSVLLRLTHPNIVRVRDLVVEGDLLALVMDLIDGPDLHRYLRENGPFSPVAAALLTAQVADALAASHADGVVHRDLKPANVLLQELDGRMHPMLTDFGIARLADSPGLTRTHEFVGTPAYVAPESAEGRPQTSAVDIYGAGIMLYELVTGRPPFGGGSALEVLHQHLSAEPRRPSTVPDPLWTVIERCLRKNPDERPSAENLARGLRTVAEGIGVHANSGQIAAAEAVGVLLAPDPAPAAVPGTPGAADPTQVLPQGAAAYDPNGATSVLPHAGAGAADPTAVLPHHGAADPTAVLPSVPPDQPGSGSGDPHPWQNQLRAARDRNEATQVQSYLDPDEDPLRRRPQRQVARPPQNQPQQPPSRQPQPQRRQQRQPRNQQSGYGYPQGQQQGQQGYQQGYAPQQPHQPQPQRYAPAPQQPQQPAPRPAREPREPRQRSANPMKIPGLGCLKGCLFTIVILVAAGWAIWEFSPLQGWIGTSKGYWEQLSDWFGTVSGWVEDLGGSVK, encoded by the coding sequence GTGCGGCCGGTAGGCAGCAAGTACCTCCTGGAGGAGCCGCTGGGGCGCGGCGCCACGGGCACCGTCTGGCGGGCCAGCCAGCGCGAGGCCGCGGGCGCCGAGGCGGCCGTGACCGGTCAGCCCGGCGAGACCGTGGCGATCAAGGTCCTCAAGGAGGAGCTGGCGAGCGACCCGGACATCGTGATGCGGTTCCTGCGGGAGCGCTCCGTGCTGCTCCGCCTGACCCATCCGAACATCGTCCGGGTACGGGACCTCGTGGTCGAGGGCGATCTGCTGGCCCTGGTCATGGACCTGATCGACGGCCCCGACCTGCACCGGTACCTGCGTGAGAACGGCCCGTTCTCGCCGGTGGCCGCCGCGCTGCTCACCGCCCAGGTCGCCGACGCGCTCGCCGCCAGCCACGCCGACGGCGTCGTGCACCGCGACCTGAAGCCGGCGAACGTCCTGCTCCAGGAGCTCGACGGCCGGATGCACCCGATGCTGACGGACTTCGGCATCGCCCGGCTGGCCGACTCCCCGGGCCTGACCCGCACCCACGAGTTCGTCGGCACGCCCGCGTACGTGGCGCCGGAGTCCGCCGAGGGCCGCCCGCAGACCTCCGCCGTCGACATCTACGGCGCCGGGATCATGCTGTACGAGCTGGTCACCGGCCGCCCGCCGTTCGGTGGCGGGTCCGCCCTCGAAGTGCTCCACCAGCACCTGAGCGCCGAGCCGCGCAGGCCCTCCACGGTGCCCGACCCGCTGTGGACCGTGATCGAGCGCTGCCTGCGCAAGAACCCCGACGAGCGGCCCAGCGCCGAGAACCTCGCCCGCGGCCTGCGTACGGTCGCCGAGGGCATCGGGGTGCACGCGAACTCCGGGCAGATCGCCGCCGCCGAGGCCGTGGGCGTGCTCCTCGCCCCGGACCCGGCGCCCGCCGCCGTGCCGGGCACCCCCGGCGCCGCCGACCCCACCCAGGTGCTCCCGCAGGGCGCCGCCGCCTACGACCCGAACGGCGCGACCAGCGTCCTGCCGCACGCCGGCGCGGGCGCCGCCGACCCCACCGCCGTCCTGCCCCACCACGGCGCGGCCGACCCGACCGCGGTGCTGCCCTCGGTGCCGCCGGACCAGCCGGGGTCGGGCTCCGGGGACCCGCACCCCTGGCAGAACCAGCTCCGCGCGGCCCGTGACCGCAACGAGGCGACGCAGGTGCAGTCGTACCTCGACCCGGACGAGGACCCGCTGCGGCGCCGCCCGCAGCGGCAGGTCGCCCGGCCGCCGCAGAACCAGCCGCAGCAGCCGCCGAGCCGGCAGCCCCAGCCCCAGCGCCGCCAGCAGCGGCAGCCGCGGAACCAGCAGTCGGGCTACGGCTACCCGCAGGGGCAGCAACAGGGACAGCAGGGGTACCAGCAGGGATACGCCCCCCAGCAGCCTCACCAACCCCAGCCCCAGCGGTACGCCCCCGCGCCGCAGCAGCCCCAGCAGCCCGCGCCGCGTCCGGCGCGCGAGCCCCGGGAACCCCGGCAGCGCAGCGCCAACCCGATGAAGATCCCCGGGCTCGGCTGCCTCAAGGGGTGCCTGTTCACGATCGTCATCCTGGTCGCGGCCGGCTGGGCGATCTGGGAGTTCAGCCCGCTGCAGGGCTGGATCGGCACGTCCAAGGGGTACTGGGAGCAGTTGTCGGACTGGTTCGGCACCGTCTCCGGCTGGGTCGAGGACCTCGGCGGTTCCGTCAAGTAG
- a CDS encoding protein kinase: protein MVRKIGSRYTANQILGRGSAGTVWLGDGPEGPVAIKLLREDLASDQELVGRFVQERTALLGLDHPHVVSVRDLVVDGNDLALVMDLVRGTDLRTRLDRERRLAPEAAVAIVADVADGLAAAHAAGVVHRDVKPENVLLDMQGPLGPGGAHPALLTDFGVAKLIDSPRRTRATKIIGTPDYLAPEIIEGLPPRAAVDIYALATVLYELLAGFTPFGGGHPGAVLRRHVTETVVPLPGIPEELWQLLVQCLAKAPASRLRASELGERLREQLPLLAGMPPLDVDEPDGESDGDRDEDAPAAAEPEAPRERVRRGAVPLVPGAKPDSNRDTHTSMRVPGPDELAGGALGTARAPRAAGAPRPGSARHRASARRRRITLGVAGVVLVAAIGGGAWFATSGNDADGSPSDTQTSSPATP, encoded by the coding sequence TTGGTACGGAAGATCGGCAGCCGGTACACCGCGAACCAGATCCTGGGGCGGGGCAGCGCCGGCACGGTGTGGCTGGGCGACGGCCCCGAGGGGCCCGTCGCCATCAAGCTGCTGCGCGAGGACCTGGCGTCCGACCAGGAGCTGGTGGGGCGGTTCGTGCAGGAGCGGACGGCCCTGCTGGGCCTCGACCACCCGCACGTGGTGTCCGTGCGGGACCTCGTGGTCGACGGCAACGACCTCGCCCTCGTCATGGACCTCGTCCGCGGCACGGACCTGCGCACCCGGCTCGACCGGGAGCGCCGCCTCGCGCCCGAGGCGGCCGTCGCGATCGTCGCCGACGTCGCGGACGGGCTCGCCGCGGCGCACGCGGCGGGGGTCGTGCACCGGGACGTGAAGCCCGAGAACGTGCTGCTCGACATGCAGGGCCCGCTCGGGCCCGGCGGGGCGCACCCCGCGCTGCTGACCGACTTCGGCGTCGCCAAGCTCATCGACTCGCCGCGGCGGACCCGCGCGACGAAGATCATCGGCACGCCGGACTACCTGGCTCCCGAGATCATCGAGGGGCTCCCGCCGCGGGCCGCCGTCGACATCTACGCGCTGGCGACCGTGCTGTACGAGCTCCTCGCCGGGTTCACCCCCTTCGGCGGCGGGCACCCGGGGGCGGTCCTGCGCCGGCACGTCACCGAGACCGTCGTCCCGCTGCCCGGGATCCCCGAGGAGCTGTGGCAGCTGCTCGTGCAGTGCCTGGCCAAGGCGCCGGCGTCGCGGCTGCGCGCGTCCGAGCTGGGGGAGCGGCTGCGGGAGCAGCTGCCGCTGCTCGCCGGGATGCCGCCGCTGGACGTGGACGAGCCGGACGGGGAATCGGACGGCGACCGCGACGAGGACGCGCCGGCGGCCGCCGAGCCGGAGGCCCCGCGGGAGCGGGTGCGGCGGGGGGCCGTGCCGCTGGTGCCCGGCGCCAAGCCGGACTCGAACCGGGACACGCACACGTCGATGCGGGTTCCGGGGCCGGACGAGCTGGCGGGGGGCGCGCTCGGTACGGCGCGGGCTCCGCGGGCGGCGGGGGCGCCCCGGCCGGGGTCCGCGCGGCACCGGGCGTCCGCCCGGCGGCGGCGGATCACGCTGGGGGTGGCGGGGGTGGTGCTCGTCGCCGCGATCGGGGGCGGCGCGTGGTTCGCCACGTCGGGGAACGACGCGGACGGCTCCCCGTCCGACACGCAGACCTCGTCCCCGGCGACCCCCTGA
- the prfB gene encoding peptide chain release factor 2, with product MAVVDVFEELKSLSSTMESIEAVLDLDKLRADIAVLEEQAAAPSLWDDPDAAQKITSKLSHLQAEVRKAETLRGRIDDLSVLFEMAEEEDDPDTRAEADTELVAVKKALDEMEVRTLLSGEYDSREALVNIRAEAGGVDAADFAEKLQRMYLRWAEQHGYKTEVYETSYAEEAGIKSTTFAVQVPYAYGQLSVEQGTHRLVRISPFDNQGRRQTSFAGVEVLPVVEKTDHVEIDESELRVDVYRSSGPGGQGVNTTDSAVRLTHIPTGIVVSCQNERSQIQNKATAMNVLQAKLLERRRQEDQAKMDALKGDGGNSWGNQMRSYVLHPYQMVKDLRTDCEVGNPEAVFNGEIDGFLEAGIRWRKQQEK from the coding sequence GTGGCAGTCGTCGATGTTTTCGAAGAGCTCAAGTCCCTCTCCTCCACCATGGAGTCGATCGAGGCCGTCCTGGACCTCGACAAGCTGAGGGCGGACATCGCCGTGCTCGAGGAGCAGGCGGCGGCACCGTCCCTCTGGGACGACCCCGATGCGGCGCAGAAGATCACCAGCAAGCTGAGCCACCTCCAGGCGGAGGTACGCAAGGCCGAGACGCTCCGCGGGCGCATCGACGACCTGAGCGTGCTCTTCGAGATGGCCGAGGAGGAGGACGACCCGGACACCCGCGCCGAGGCCGACACCGAGCTCGTGGCCGTCAAGAAGGCGCTGGACGAGATGGAGGTCCGTACGCTCCTGTCCGGCGAGTACGACTCCCGTGAGGCCCTCGTCAACATCCGGGCCGAGGCCGGCGGCGTCGACGCCGCGGACTTCGCCGAGAAGCTGCAGCGCATGTACCTGCGCTGGGCCGAGCAGCACGGGTACAAGACGGAGGTCTACGAGACCTCGTACGCGGAGGAGGCCGGCATCAAGTCGACCACCTTCGCCGTCCAGGTGCCGTACGCCTACGGACAGCTCTCCGTCGAGCAGGGCACCCACCGGCTCGTCCGGATCTCGCCCTTCGACAACCAGGGACGCCGCCAGACCTCGTTCGCCGGGGTGGAGGTGCTGCCCGTCGTCGAGAAGACCGACCACGTCGAGATCGACGAGTCCGAGCTGCGCGTGGACGTGTACCGCTCCTCCGGCCCCGGCGGCCAGGGCGTCAACACGACCGACTCCGCGGTGCGCCTGACCCACATCCCGACCGGCATCGTCGTCTCCTGCCAGAACGAGCGGTCGCAGATCCAGAACAAGGCGACCGCGATGAACGTCCTTCAGGCCAAGCTGCTGGAGCGGCGCCGCCAGGAGGACCAGGCCAAGATGGACGCGCTCAAGGGCGACGGCGGCAATTCCTGGGGCAACCAGATGCGCTCGTACGTCCTGCACCCGTACCAGATGGTCAAGGACCTCCGCACGGACTGCGAGGTCGGTAACCCCGAGGCCGTTTTCAACGGCGAGATCGACGGATTCCTCGAGGCCGGAATTCGCTGGCGCAAGCAGCAGGAGAAGTAA
- a CDS encoding LPXTG cell wall anchor domain-containing protein gives MTKKTRIRIARIAAGAVIAAGASLTAAGAASALDVSADVAGLNVGVGIAADDPTTPPPTDPTEIPTDPPTEEPPTEEPPTEEPPTEEPTDPTEEPTEPTEEPTEDPTTPGNGNGNGNGNGNGTGGGSGGNDTNPDNAGSKPVEQGEGKASLTDTGSGSDTSAQGTGGELAETGAAENVTYLLIGAATMIAGGIGFRMLPRLMNNRGAAA, from the coding sequence ATGACCAAGAAGACGCGCATCCGGATCGCGCGGATAGCCGCCGGCGCGGTGATCGCCGCCGGCGCCTCGCTGACCGCCGCCGGTGCCGCTTCGGCACTCGACGTCAGCGCCGACGTGGCCGGCCTGAACGTCGGCGTCGGTATCGCCGCCGACGACCCGACGACCCCGCCGCCGACCGACCCGACGGAGATCCCGACCGACCCGCCCACGGAGGAGCCCCCCACCGAGGAGCCTCCCACGGAGGAGCCCCCCACCGAGGAGCCGACCGACCCCACCGAGGAGCCCACCGAGCCCACCGAGGAGCCCACCGAGGACCCGACCACCCCGGGCAACGGGAATGGCAACGGGAACGGCAACGGCAACGGGACCGGCGGCGGCAGCGGTGGCAACGACACCAACCCCGACAACGCCGGCTCCAAGCCCGTCGAGCAGGGCGAGGGCAAGGCGAGCCTGACCGACACCGGCTCGGGCTCGGACACCTCCGCCCAGGGCACCGGCGGCGAGCTGGCCGAGACCGGCGCCGCCGAGAACGTCACGTACCTGCTGATCGGCGCCGCCACGATGATCGCCGGCGGCATCGGCTTCCGGATGCTGCCGCGCCTCATGAACAACCGCGGCGCCGCAGCCTGA
- the ftsE gene encoding cell division ATP-binding protein FtsE — protein sequence MIRFDNVSKVYAKQTHPALRDVSLEVERGEFVFLVGSSGSGKSTFLRLILREERASQGQVHVLGKDLARISNWKVPQMRRQLGTVFQDFRLLPNKTVAENVAFAQEVIGKSKGEIRKSVPQVLDLVGLGGKEDRMPGELSGGEQQRVAIARAFVNRPKLLIADEPTGNLDPQTSVGIMKLLDRINRTGTTVVMATHDQNIVDQMRKRVIELEKGRLVRDQARGVYGYQH from the coding sequence GTGATCCGATTCGACAACGTCTCCAAGGTCTACGCCAAGCAGACCCACCCCGCTCTCCGGGATGTCTCCCTGGAGGTGGAGCGCGGCGAGTTCGTGTTCCTGGTGGGGTCCTCCGGTTCCGGGAAGTCCACCTTCCTGCGGCTGATCCTCCGTGAGGAGCGGGCCAGCCAGGGGCAGGTGCACGTGCTGGGCAAGGACCTCGCGCGCATCTCCAACTGGAAGGTGCCGCAGATGCGCCGCCAACTGGGGACCGTGTTCCAGGACTTCCGCCTCCTGCCCAACAAGACGGTCGCCGAGAACGTCGCCTTCGCGCAGGAAGTGATCGGCAAGTCCAAGGGCGAGATCCGCAAGTCCGTGCCGCAGGTGCTCGACCTCGTCGGGCTCGGCGGCAAGGAGGACCGGATGCCCGGCGAGCTGTCCGGCGGTGAGCAGCAACGAGTGGCGATCGCGAGAGCGTTCGTGAACCGGCCCAAGCTGCTGATCGCGGACGAGCCCACCGGAAACCTGGACCCGCAGACCTCCGTCGGCATCATGAAGCTGCTCGACCGGATCAACCGGACCGGCACCACCGTCGTGATGGCGACGCACGACCAGAACATCGTGGACCAGATGCGCAAGCGCGTCATCGAGCTGGAGAAGGGTCGCCTCGTGCGCGACCAGGCGCGCGGCGTCTACGGCTATCAGCACTGA
- the ftsX gene encoding permease-like cell division protein FtsX, which produces MRAQFVLSEIGVGLRRNLTMTFAVIVSVALSLALFGGSLLMSDQVSTMKGYWYDKVNVSIYLCNKSDAEADPNCAKGAVTSEQRKQIQTDLAKMPVVDDVIHESSDEAYKHYKEQFGDSPLAASLTPDQMQESFRVKLTDPEKYKVIATAFDGRDGVQSVQDQKSILDNLFELLNGMNWAARALMALMLVVALMLIVNTVRVSAFSRRRETGIMRLVGASGFYIQAPFIMEAAVAGLIGGGVACAFLVLARYFIIDHGLALSEKLNLIDFIGWDAVLTKLPLILATSLLMPALAAFFALRKYLKV; this is translated from the coding sequence ATGCGCGCCCAGTTCGTTCTGTCGGAGATCGGTGTCGGTCTCCGCCGCAATCTGACGATGACCTTCGCGGTCATCGTCTCCGTCGCCCTGTCCCTCGCCCTGTTCGGCGGCTCGCTCCTGATGAGCGACCAGGTGAGCACGATGAAGGGGTACTGGTACGACAAGGTCAACGTCTCGATCTACCTCTGCAACAAGAGCGACGCGGAGGCCGACCCCAACTGCGCCAAGGGGGCGGTCACCAGCGAGCAGCGGAAGCAGATCCAGACCGACCTGGCCAAGATGCCGGTCGTGGACGACGTCATCCACGAGTCCAGCGACGAGGCGTACAAGCACTACAAGGAGCAGTTCGGCGACTCCCCGCTGGCGGCCTCGCTCACCCCGGACCAGATGCAGGAGTCCTTCCGCGTCAAGCTGACGGACCCGGAGAAGTACAAGGTCATCGCGACCGCCTTCGACGGCCGGGACGGCGTGCAGTCCGTGCAGGACCAGAAGAGCATCCTCGACAACCTCTTCGAGCTGCTCAACGGCATGAACTGGGCGGCCCGGGCGCTGATGGCGCTGATGCTCGTCGTCGCGCTGATGCTGATCGTCAACACGGTGCGCGTCTCCGCGTTCAGCCGTCGGCGTGAGACCGGGATCATGCGCCTGGTGGGCGCCTCCGGCTTCTACATCCAGGCGCCGTTCATCATGGAGGCCGCGGTCGCCGGACTCATCGGCGGCGGTGTCGCCTGCGCCTTCCTGGTGCTCGCGCGGTACTTCATCATCGACCACGGCCTGGCCCTGTCCGAGAAGCTGAACCTGATCGACTTCATCGGCTGGGACGCCGTCCTCACGAAGCTGCCGCTCATCCTCGCCACGAGCCTGCTGATGCCCGCGCTGGCCGCGTTCTTCGCGTTGCGCAAGTACTTGAAGGTGTGA
- a CDS encoding S41 family peptidase has product MSGRDLFCQPRRIRRGAALTLVFTSVLAAGAATGSFDTPGRKSASPPARTAQAGHQEDVADAAADAMADGKSPVEAAERAVSRSGDRWGAVYSQGEYEEFEDALDGQYTGVGLWARRERDGRIEVTRVRSGSPAATAGIRKGDRLRSIDGHRVDGRPVTEVVSLLRGDATDADAGTAVALGLQRGTHAWSETLRRARLSTDSVSVRELPDGVTVIEVAAFTKGSGDLVRTAVAGVPVDEGIVLDLRGNSGGLVTEAVTAASAFLDGGLVATYDVNGDQRALHADPGGDTARPVVALVDGGTMSAAELLTGGLQDRGRAVVVGSRTFGKGSVQMPSRLPDGSVAELTVGHYRTPSGRTVDGRGITPDLEVEEGALERAETVLSGLGDPS; this is encoded by the coding sequence ATGTCAGGCCGCGACCTGTTCTGCCAGCCCCGCCGCATCCGCCGCGGGGCGGCCCTGACGTTGGTCTTCACGAGTGTCCTCGCGGCAGGCGCCGCGACCGGCTCGTTCGACACCCCCGGCCGGAAATCCGCCTCCCCGCCGGCCCGCACCGCCCAGGCCGGCCACCAGGAGGACGTCGCCGACGCCGCCGCGGACGCGATGGCCGACGGCAAGTCGCCCGTGGAGGCCGCCGAGCGGGCCGTCAGCCGCAGCGGCGACCGCTGGGGCGCCGTCTACTCCCAGGGCGAGTACGAGGAGTTCGAGGACGCCCTCGACGGCCAGTACACCGGCGTCGGCCTGTGGGCCCGGCGCGAGCGCGACGGACGGATCGAGGTGACCCGGGTCCGGTCCGGCTCGCCCGCCGCGACCGCCGGCATCCGCAAGGGCGACCGGCTGCGCAGCATCGACGGCCACCGCGTGGACGGCAGGCCCGTCACGGAGGTCGTCTCCTTGCTGCGGGGCGACGCCACCGACGCCGACGCCGGCACCGCCGTCGCCTTGGGGCTGCAGCGCGGCACGCACGCGTGGAGCGAGACCCTGCGCCGCGCACGGCTGTCCACCGACTCCGTGAGCGTGCGCGAACTGCCGGACGGCGTGACCGTGATCGAGGTCGCGGCCTTCACCAAGGGGTCCGGGGACCTCGTACGCACCGCCGTGGCCGGTGTGCCCGTGGACGAGGGCATCGTCCTCGACCTGCGCGGCAACTCCGGCGGCCTGGTCACCGAGGCCGTCACCGCCGCCTCCGCCTTCCTCGACGGCGGCCTGGTCGCCACGTACGACGTGAACGGCGACCAGCGGGCCCTGCACGCCGATCCCGGCGGCGACACCGCCAGGCCCGTGGTCGCGCTCGTCGACGGCGGCACGATGAGCGCGGCCGAGCTGCTCACGGGCGGCCTGCAGGACCGCGGCCGCGCGGTCGTCGTGGGCTCCAGGACCTTCGGCAAGGGCTCGGTCCAGATGCCCAGCCGGCTGCCCGACGGCTCCGTCGCCGAGCTGACCGTCGGGCACTACCGCACCCCTTCCGGACGCACGGTGGACGGCCGCGGCATCACCCCCGACCTGGAGGTCGAGGAGGGCGCCCTGGAGCGCGCCGAGACCGTGCTGAGCGGCCTGGGCGACCCCTCGTGA
- the smpB gene encoding SsrA-binding protein SmpB yields MYVPKESQPKQGGGAQDKAKDGKRKIVAQNKKARHDYAIIDVYEAGLVLTGTEVKSLRQGRASLADGFVQIDGNEAWLHNAHIPEYSQGSWTNHSARRKRKLLLHREEIDKLASKSDETGHTIVPLVLYFKDGRAKAEIALARGKKEYDKRQTLREKQDRRESDRAIAAVKRKERGQ; encoded by the coding sequence ATGTACGTACCGAAGGAATCCCAGCCGAAGCAGGGCGGTGGGGCCCAGGACAAGGCGAAGGACGGCAAGCGCAAGATCGTCGCGCAGAACAAGAAGGCCCGGCACGACTACGCGATCATCGATGTCTACGAGGCCGGGCTCGTCCTCACCGGCACCGAGGTCAAGTCGTTGCGCCAGGGGCGTGCCTCGCTGGCCGACGGCTTCGTCCAGATCGACGGGAACGAGGCGTGGCTGCACAACGCCCACATCCCCGAGTACAGCCAGGGCAGCTGGACCAACCACTCCGCGCGCCGCAAGCGCAAGCTGCTCCTGCACCGCGAGGAGATCGACAAACTGGCGTCGAAGTCCGACGAGACCGGCCACACGATCGTGCCGCTCGTCCTGTACTTCAAGGACGGCCGCGCGAAGGCGGAGATCGCGCTCGCCCGCGGCAAGAAGGAGTACGACAAGCGCCAGACCCTGCGCGAGAAGCAGGACCGGCGCGAGTCGGACCGGGCGATCGCGGCGGTCAAGCGCAAGGAGCGCGGCCAGTAG